CCCGCTCCTGATCGACCACAAGCCAATCGGTGGCCCCGAGATCACCCACCGCGACGTCGGCAATTCCGTTGAACACCTTGGTGGTCACGGAACGAGGACCATCTTCCCGTAGACCTTTCCATCGGCGAAGTCCTGGAGCGCCTGACGGCCCTCCGACAACGGTATCCGCGCGCTCACCGGCGGCCGCATGCCCTCGGCCACCAACTTCTCCAACCCCGCCTGGGTCTCATAGAGGTAATCCGTATGGGTGCGCAGGAATTCGCCCCAGGCCACACCGATCAGCGAGGCGTTGCGCAGCAGCAGCCGATTCACCTTGATTGTCGGTATCGCACCGGCCGCAAATCCGACGACCAACAGCCTGCCTTCGGAGGCCAGGGTGCGTACCGCGTCGTCAAAGGCGGGCCCACCGATGGGATCCACCACCATGTCGACACCGACACCGCCGGTCGCCTCGCGCACCGCCTTAGCCCAGCCATCCTCGAGGGGCAGGACGATATCGGCACCGACACTCTTGACGAATTCCGTTGCGGCGGTCCGGTTGACGACCGCGATCACCTTGGCCCCCAGGCCCTTGGCAATCTGGATGGCGGCAGTTCCGATACCGCCGGCCGCACCGAGTACCAGCACCGTCTCCCCCGCACGCAGTTGTCCACGGCGGGCGTACGCGAAGTACATCGTGTGGTAGTTCGCGATGAGGGCGACGGCCTCGGCATCGTCTAGCTGCGGGGGCGTCGGAAGAATGTTGGATGGCGCCACTGCCACCCGTTCGGCATACCCGCCAATGAAATTGAAGGCCATCACCCGGTCACCGGGGTTGATCCCCGAACCCGCGGGTGCCGACCGCACGACCCCGGCGGTTTCGATACCTGGGACGAACGGAGGCTCCATTCGTAACTGGTACTCGCCCTTGGTCATCAGGTAGTCGGGAAAACAGACTCCCGCGGCCTTGACGTCGACGACCACGACGTTGTCACCGCGCGGCTCCTCGACATCGGTGTAGACCAGCCCCTCTGGGCCCGACAGCGACTGCGCCTGTACAGCTTTCATGCGAGCGAAGGAGGGCCGGCCTTGACCGCATTCGACAGATCCGCGATCTGCGACCACTTCTCGGCAACCTCGTCGACGGTGGGCGGGGTCTCGAAGTCCGCACCGGCGTTCTCGAACAGCGCGACGCGTTGCACCTTGCCGCCACCGACGACGAAAACCGAGCCGTTATCGGTGCTTTCCTCGGTGCACAGGTATCCGACAACCGGGGCGACGAAGGACGGTGGCAGCTTGTCCAGCACAGCCTCCGGGGCGATATCGGCTGTCATCCGGGTGGCCGCGATCGGCGCGATCGCGTTGGAGTGGATGTTGTACTTGGCGCCCTCCAACGCGAGGGTGTTGATGAGCCCAACGAGTCCCAGCTTCGCGGCGCTGTAGTTGGCCTGCCCGAAGTTGCCGAACAGACCACTGGTCGAGGTGGCGACCACGATGCGGCCGTAACCCTGCTCGCGGAAATGCGGCCATGCGGCGCGGGTGATGTTGTATCCGCCGTACAGGTGAACCTGTTGCACCGCATGCCAACTGTCATAGGTCATCTTGTGGAAAGTGCCGTCTCGCAGGATGCCGGCGTTGCTGACTACACCGTGGATGGCGCCGAACTCTTCGACCGCGGTCTTGACGATGTTGGCGGCGCCCTCTTCGGTAGCGACACTGTCGTAGTTGGCAACGGCGCGGCCCCCGGCCGCCTTGATCTCGTCAACCACGCTATCGGCCATGGCGGACCCGGCACCGGATCCGTCTCGGGCACCACCTAAGTCGTTGACGACCACCGAGGCGCCCTCGCCGGCGAGGGTGAGGGCGTACTCACGGCCCAGGCCTCCACCGGCTCCGGTCACGACAATTACCCGGTCTTGCACTCCCGGCATGCAGAACTCCTAATTCACTTGGCACTTCATTGGGTTGCTGAATGATATGGAGGACGAAAACTACAACTACATAAGCTTTTTCATCAGCTTAAGGTTCTTCTCCAGGTACGGCGGGTACGGAAGCTTGAGGTCCATCTTGGTGCTCTTGTACAGAGTCGACTTGAGGTGACTGAACTCGTCGAATCCGGCCTTGCCGTGGTAGGCGCCCATACCGCTGGCACCGACTCCGCCGAAGGGCAGGTTCGGGATGACGGCGTGGTACAGCAGATGATTGATCACGGTGCCACCCGCGGGCACATCGTCGATGAATCGGTTGCCGATGCGCTTCGACTCCGTAAAGGCATAGGCTGCCAGCGGCTTTGGCCGCGAATTGATGAAGTCGATGGCGTCGTCAAGGGTGTCCGCCGTCAACACCGGAAGGATCGGGCCGAAGATCTCGTTCTGCATGAGCGGTTCGTCAGCGCTGGGATCAACAACGATCGTCGGCTCAATGGTCAGCGCGGACGCGTCGGAGGCACCGCCGGTGGCGACCTCTCCTTCGGTCGCGGCCAAGTAGCCCACCAGACGATCGAACTGGCGCTGGTTCACCACGCGCAGTCCCTTGGATTCCTTGTCCGCCTGGAAATCTGCCCATGCCGCGGTGATCTTCTCGACCAGCTCATCGCGAACCGCCGGGTCCACCAGGACATAGTCGGGAGCCAGACACACCTGACCGGAGTTGAGGCCCTTCATGTATCCGATGCGGCGGGCGGCCACTTCGATGTTGGCATCGGCGGCGACGTAGACCGGCGACTTGCCACCCAATTCCAGTGCGACCGGTGTCAGGTGTTGTGCGGCGCCTTCCAGAATGCGCTTGCCGATCTCGGTGCCGCCGGTGAACAGAGCCTTGTCAAAACCCTGCGCCAGCAGTTCCTGTGTCACCGACCCGTCGCCCTCGACAACAGCAACGGCGTGCGGGTCGAGGTACTGCGGAATGAGTTTGGCCATCAACGCCGAGGAAGCGGGCGCGATCTCCGAAGGCTTGATGGCCACGGTGTTGCCAGCGGCCAACGCACCGACCACGGGACCCAGCGTCAGATACAGCGGGAAGTTCCACGCACCGATGACGAGCACTGTGCCGTAGGGCTCCGGTACCGACCATGCCTTGGCCGGTTGCTGTGCCAACGGAAGACCCCGTACCCGCTTGCGTCGCATCCAGCGCCGCAGGTTCTTGCGCGCATAGACCACCTCGACAACCGACCCGACCACGTCGGCGATCCAGGCCTCGGCCGACGAGCGACCCAAGTCCTCGTGCAATGCGGTGGCGATCGCCGCCTCGTTCTCGGAGAAAAGTCGCTCCAAGCCGACGAGCTGCGCCTTGCGCCAGTGGTACTCGCGGGTCCGGCCTGTTGCGAACGTCTCCCGCAGGCCCCGGACGATCCCCGGAATGCGGGAAGGCTCGGACGCAGCGTGCTGGTCGGCAGGCGTAGAGATCTCGGTGGTCATATCCGTTCCTCTCGATGGCACGCTCATCAGTGAGTGCATCTACGCAGGTCACGTACGCGCATACGGACCAGCGATGGCAGCTACGTGAGCTGTATCACCGATGGTAACCAACCAGTTGGGACCTGAGAACCCCGCACCCCTGAGGGCCGCGCTCCATCAGCCCTTGAGCTCGGCTTCTATCAGGGTGTTTCCCCGTATGTCTTCTTCCGAGTGCACCAGTCGGCCGGCATCCGCCATCTCGGCCTCGGCCGGAATCGCCCGGACCGTCCACCCACGCCCGGCGAGCCATTGCGGAACATCGGTGCGGTTCTCGTCGTGGTACATCAGCGATCCGACGTCCAGGGACTCGCCCTCGATTCCCGCCAGCTTGCGGGCCCGATCGAAGTGTTCACGCATCTTCCTGCGGACCTCATGCCGTTTGGCGTTGTCCGGCCCGACGGCCTCGACGGCGATCCGGCTGCCCGGTGCGCTCTGATCCACGATCAGTTCGAAGAGCCTGTCCTGCGCCTCGGTCGGCAGGTACATGAGCAGGCCTTCGGCCAGCCACGCCGTGGGCGCAGTGACGTCGAATCCCTCGCGTTGCAGCGCGACCGGCCAATCCTGCCGAAGGTCGACGGCCACCTCACGGCGCAGGCAGGCAGAGCGCACGTCGTGCTCGTCGAGTGTCTGACGCTTGTACTGCAACACGAGTGGCTGGTCGATTTCGTACACGGTGGTACCGGCCGGCCAGTCCAGGCGATACGCACGCGAGTCCAGGCCAGCGGCCAGGATCACCACTTGGGTGATTCCCGCCCGCGAAGCCCGCTCGAAGAAACCATCGAAGAATCGCGTGCGGACGGCCTGATAGTCCACCGCGTACTGCATGATGCGGTCGGCTTCGGGATCGAGCTCGGCAAGCTGCTGTCGTACGTCGTCGCTCGCAATCACCGACCATGCCCCGGCACCGGCACGCTCCACGAGAAGCTGCGCAAAAGGGTCCCTGATCAGTGGCGCGTCACTGCGGGTTTCAGCCGCCCGCGCGGCGGCCACCATGACCGCGGTGGCGCCCACGCTGCTCGCGATGTCCCAGCTGTCGTCGTCGGAGCGCGCGGTGGTCACGTTGCTCACCGGAGTTCACCCTGGATCAGCTGGCCGCGGAATGTCCCCTGTTCGACGTCCTCGGTCACCGGCCTGCCCAGCCGTGCCATCTCGTCGTGCGCATCGGTCTTGGTCACCGACCAACCGTGTGCACCAAGCCATTCCGCAGGATCGGCGCGGTTCTCATCTTCGTAGATCAAGTTCTCGATCGCGACGTCGACATCCACGGCGGTCTTGAATGCGGCTCGCACCTGCTCCCGACGGGCGGCTTCCTCCTCGCTCTCGTCCAGAACCAGCTTTCCCTCATACCCCTCGACCGCGATGTGGCTGCCCGGAGCGCTCAACGCACCGATGCTGGCGAACAGACTGTCTTGGGCGTCGGCGGGCAGATACGGCAACAGGCCCTCGGCCAGCCATGCGGTGGGTTTCGCGGCATCGAACCCCGCCTCACGCAAGGCGGCCGGCCAGTCCTCGCGCAGATCGATGGCTACGGCGTGCCGTTGCGCCTTCGGTTCATGGGCGGCCAGTGCGGCGGCCTTGAATTCCAGAACCTGCGGCTGGTCGATTTCGAACACCGTGGTGCCGGCCGGCCAGTCGAGGCGGTAGGCGCGCGAATCCAGACCAGAGGCCAAGATGACCATCTGCCGGATGCCCGCAGCCGCCGCTGCCAGAAAGTAGGCGTCGAAGAAATTGGTGCGGGTGGCCTGGTAGTCGACCATCCGTCCGTAGATCCGGCCCGCCTCGGGATCTGGCCACTCGATGTCGCCGGCCGCCAAACGCTCCCAGCCAGTCGATTTACCGGTCGCGTCAACGAGTATCTGCGCGAACGGATCGTGGATGAGCGCGTCGGTCCGCAGCGTCTCGGTGGCGCGTGCGGCCGCCACCCCGAGGGCGGTGGCCCCCACGCTGGAAGTGATGTCCCAGGTGTCCCCGTCGACCCGCATGCGGCTCCTCTCAAGGCAAACTAGACCCAATAGTGAGCAATGCTACCGATCTCCGTCGATGACCGGCATTGTGCGACGGGTCACATTCACCCAGGTGAGACCCAGGTAACCGAGCCCTAAATTCATTTGCCCGTTGCGTTTCGAGCACTGTGCTGGAGGACGTCAACCTCCCGGACACACTTCATCGATTTGTGCAGTTCCTACCCGAATCTCACATAGGGTTCATGAGCGCATCCGCCTAGATACCCACCCTGGCGGAGTTCGCTAGCAGACACATCATTAAAATTCGGTTCAGCAGATAGCTCAGAAGAGTTTGAAAGGGGAGGGCGCTTCCAATGCCGAAGCCATCCACCGCCAACGGCGGTTTCCCAAACATTGTTGTGACCGGTATGGCCATGACGACATCAATCGCACCCGATGTCGAGGGCACCTGGAAAGGGCTCCTCAACGGCGAGAGCGGCATTCGCGTACTCGACGACGATTTCGTCGCCCAGTACGACCTGCCGGTGAAGATCGGCGGGCACCTCAAGGTCCGCGACTTCGACAAGGACATGACGAAGATCGAGCTTCGCCGCCTGTCCTATGTGCAGCGCCTGGCCGCGATCCTGGGCCGTCAGGTCTGGGCAGACGCCGGTGCTCCCGACGATATCGATCTGGAGCGCCTGACGGTTTCGGTGGGCACCGGCCTGGGCGGCGGCGAGAAGTTGGTCGAAGCCTATGACGAGATGCGCGCCCGGGGTACGAAAGCCGTTTCCCCCCTTACCGTTCAGATGTTCATGCCCAACGGTCCTGCCGCTGTCATCGGCCTGGAGCGCAAGGCGCGCGGTGGTGTGATTACCCCCGTCTCGGCATGCGCCTCCGGTAACGAGGGCATCGCCCACGCCTGGCGCCAAATCGCTTACGGCGACGCCGATATCGCCATCTGCGGCGGTATCGAGGCCGCCATCGAGGCCGCACCCATCGCCGCATTCGCCAACATGCGCATCGTGATGTCTACCGACAACGACAACCCCGCGGGGGCATCGCGACCGTTCGACAAGAACCGCACCGGCTTCGTGTTCGGCGAGGGCGGCGCACTCATGGTCATCGAGACCGAGGAGCACGCCAAGGCACGTGGCGCGCGGATCTACGCGCGCCTGCTCGGCGCGGGCATCACCTCGGACGGCTTCCACGTAGTGGCACCGCATCCCGATGGCATCGGGGCGGCCAAGGCGATGGACCGGGCTCTGGAGACTGCCGGGCTCGATGCCAAGGACATCGACCACGTCAACGCGCACGCCACCGCCACCAGTGTCGGTGACGTCGCCGAGGGCAAGGCTATTCACAGGTCCGGTCTGCAGAACGCCGCGGTCTACGCACCCAAGGGCGCCCTCGGGCACTCGGTGGGTGCGGTCGGTGCCGTCGAGGCCATCATCACGGTGAAGTCGTTGCAGGAGGGCATCATTCCGCCCCACCCTCAACTACGAGACGCCGGACCCCGAGATCGATCTCGACATCGTCAGCAAGGAGCCCCGCAAGGGCGACTACAAGTACGCCATCAACAACTCGTTCGGGTTCGGCGGCCACAACGTGGCCATCGCCCTCGGCAAGTACTGATCACTACTCTTCCCCGACACGCCGTCTGGCGGCGGATTCGTATCGCACGATTCCGCCACTAGGCGGCGTGTCGGCGTTGGACGGAACTACGCACGCAGTGCACATTTGAGATCCTGGCAACGTACCTCCCATTGCGCCCGCACAACGACGCTACGCTTTCCTGAATCCAGATTCAGGAAAGCGAGGGAAGGCAATGGGGCTACCAGACAACGGCGATATGTGGGGTGAGGGCGTATACAAGACGTACTTCTTTCGCGCCGAGACAGATGCCATACGCAGCTGCGCAAACGAGTACTTCCGATTAGCGGACACCAACAATGAGCTGACCCGTTATCTGGATAACTGGCTCAATCTCAGCGCTTCCGACGCCATGATCTACCAAAATGTCAGAACCGCGGTAAACGCGGCTCACACGAAGCTGACCGCCAACGCAGCGCGTCTGCGTGAACTCGTGTACACGTCGGCGATGGAGCTGGATGCGACGGCTGACATGTATGAGCGCACCGATCGTGATTCTGCGTCAAACCTCGACCACACCTACTCCTCGATCCCGGGCACGCTATGACTGCGGATCCTGCCAGCAAGCTGGTCTATCCCACCGCCGAAGTGTCGTCCAATCTCGTGGACAGCGTCATCCACGTCCCGGATTGGCTCAACTCTTCCAAGTGGTTCACCACCATCATGGAAACCAAGCTTCAGGCCAATCCCTTCCGAGAGGTCGGCGAGGCCTTCGCCGGTGACTGGGGCAAGGTGCAGCAGGCAGGCAAGGCCCTGAAAAATGTGGCAGCCTACAATCGCGAGTACGCCTCGGGGCTGCGCAACGAGATCACGCGTCTCACCGGTGACACCCGCCTGACGAACATGGCATCGGGCACCGGCGATTTCGGTCTTGCGGGGCGGGACGCCCCGTGGGTGGGTAATGCCGCCAGCTCGGCGAACACCTATTTCATAGTGTTCGCCGAGCGTCTCGAGTCACAGGCCACATCCATCGAGTCGGTGGGCGACCAGGCCATCAAAGCGGCGGAAGCTATGGAAAGCGCCGCCCACACCATCGAGACACTGCTCTCCTTGGCATTCGATGCAATCGCCGACTGGGCAATCATTGCGATCGCCGTCGCTGCTGCGGGCCCGGTCGGAGTGGTGATCGGCGTGGCCAAGCTCGCGTCGTTGACCGCACGCGCGCTCAAGACGATAGGAGACGTCCGGACCTACATCGCCATCACCCAAGCACAGATCGACGCAATCAAGGCGTTGATTACGCAGGCACTCAACAGCCAGGGGGCCGACGCTCTCAATCTCGTTGCGCTGCCTCGTGGCAGCTTTGACCATCCAGGTGTGCAAATTGACGCCGGACGCTTCTGAATTCGGTCCGGTGATCGGCGCTTTCGAGGAGAGCGCCGATCCTGTCGACAGCGCTGCAGAAGATGCGGACACACCCGAACAGCGCCAGAAGGATCGGTTCCAGGCCCTGGCGGTCATCGCCGACCACTCTGGCTCGATGGAGTTCAAGAAAATCGTCGACGACATCATCAACGAGCAGATAAGCCTCTTCGAGGCCAGCTCGCTACCCGCGTTCGGCAGCACCATGATGTCCCTGGCGGCGAAGGCACCGGCGACCGAAGAGGACCACGACGAAGAATCCGAACTGTATTTCCCGGAGCCCGAGGACTGGGACGAACCCGACGACTGGTGGGGGAAATGGAAAGCTTCTCAAGGCTGACCAGCGGTAGCTGATCAGCGGAAGGCTGCGATCCCGGTGAGCGCCTGGCCTATGACGAGCGTATGCATCTCGCTGGTGCCCTCGTAGGTCAACACCGACTCCAGGTTGTTGGCATGCCGCATGACGGGATACTCGCCCGAAATGCCGTTCGCACCAAGAATTGTCCGGGCCGTTCTGGCGATCTCGATCGCCTCGCGTACGTTATTGAGCTTGCCGAGACTGACCTGGGGAGTGCTCAAGGTGTCCGCATCTTTACGACGTCCTAGATGCAACGCCAACAGCACACCCTTGCCGTATTCGAGCGCCATGTTGGCCAGCTTCTCCTGGGTCAGCTGGAATCCCGCAATCGGCCGATCGAACTGTTCCCTGGTGTTGGCGTAATCGAGTGCGGTACGCAAGCATTCACGCGCCGCGCCCATCGAGCCGAAGATGATGCCGAAGCGCGCCTCGTTGAGGCATGACAGCGGCGCCTTGAGCCCAATGGCCTGCGGCAGCCGGTTCTTCTCCGGCACCCGCACATCGCTGAGGTTGAGCTCAGCGGTCACGGACGCACGCAAGGACATCTTGGAACGGATGGTTTGAGCGTTGAATCCCGCGGAATCGGTCGATACCAGGAATCCGCGAACACCCTCGTCGGTCTGTGCCCAGATAACCGCGACATCGGCAATCGACCCGTTGGTAATCCACATCTTGGTGCCGTTGATGATCCAGTCGCTACCGTCTCGCCGGGCATGGGTGCGCATTCCCCCAGGGTTGGAGCCAAA
This genomic window from Mycobacteroides chelonae contains:
- a CDS encoding aldehyde dehydrogenase family protein gives rise to the protein MTTEISTPADQHAASEPSRIPGIVRGLRETFATGRTREYHWRKAQLVGLERLFSENEAAIATALHEDLGRSSAEAWIADVVGSVVEVVYARKNLRRWMRRKRVRGLPLAQQPAKAWSVPEPYGTVLVIGAWNFPLYLTLGPVVGALAAGNTVAIKPSEIAPASSALMAKLIPQYLDPHAVAVVEGDGSVTQELLAQGFDKALFTGGTEIGKRILEGAAQHLTPVALELGGKSPVYVAADANIEVAARRIGYMKGLNSGQVCLAPDYVLVDPAVRDELVEKITAAWADFQADKESKGLRVVNQRQFDRLVGYLAATEGEVATGGASDASALTIEPTIVVDPSADEPLMQNEIFGPILPVLTADTLDDAIDFINSRPKPLAAYAFTESKRIGNRFIDDVPAGGTVINHLLYHAVIPNLPFGGVGASGMGAYHGKAGFDEFSHLKSTLYKSTKMDLKLPYPPYLEKNLKLMKKLM
- a CDS encoding acyl-CoA dehydrogenase family protein, whose translation is MAVDADRSDPDELFGIDALLSDEERAIRDSVRALVQARVVPNVQRWYEDGDLPVRKLALELGKIGVLGMHLQGYGCSGTSSLAYGLACMELEAGDSGIRSLVSVQGSLAMYAIYAYGSDAQKQKWLPRMATGEELGCFGLTEPDFGSNPGGMRTHARRDGSDWIINGTKMWITNGSIADVAVIWAQTDEGVRGFLVSTDSAGFNAQTIRSKMSLRASVTAELNLSDVRVPEKNRLPQAIGLKAPLSCLNEARFGIIFGSMGAARECLRTALDYANTREQFDRPIAGFQLTQEKLANMALEYGKGVLLALHLGRRKDADTLSTPQVSLGKLNNVREAIEIARTARTILGANGISGEYPVMRHANNLESVLTYEGTSEMHTLVIGQALTGIAAFR
- a CDS encoding class I SAM-dependent methyltransferase, whose amino-acid sequence is MRVDGDTWDITSSVGATALGVAAARATETLRTDALIHDPFAQILVDATGKSTGWERLAAGDIEWPDPEAGRIYGRMVDYQATRTNFFDAYFLAAAAAGIRQMVILASGLDSRAYRLDWPAGTTVFEIDQPQVLEFKAAALAAHEPKAQRHAVAIDLREDWPAALREAGFDAAKPTAWLAEGLLPYLPADAQDSLFASIGALSAPGSHIAVEGYEGKLVLDESEEEAARREQVRAAFKTAVDVDVAIENLIYEDENRADPAEWLGAHGWSVTKTDAHDEMARLGRPVTEDVEQGTFRGQLIQGELR
- a CDS encoding SAM-dependent methyltransferase, with protein sequence MSNVTTARSDDDSWDIASSVGATAVMVAAARAAETRSDAPLIRDPFAQLLVERAGAGAWSVIASDDVRQQLAELDPEADRIMQYAVDYQAVRTRFFDGFFERASRAGITQVVILAAGLDSRAYRLDWPAGTTVYEIDQPLVLQYKRQTLDEHDVRSACLRREVAVDLRQDWPVALQREGFDVTAPTAWLAEGLLMYLPTEAQDRLFELIVDQSAPGSRIAVEAVGPDNAKRHEVRRKMREHFDRARKLAGIEGESLDVGSLMYHDENRTDVPQWLAGRGWTVRAIPAEAEMADAGRLVHSEEDIRGNTLIEAELKG
- a CDS encoding NADPH:quinone oxidoreductase family protein, with the translated sequence MKAVQAQSLSGPEGLVYTDVEEPRGDNVVVVDVKAAGVCFPDYLMTKGEYQLRMEPPFVPGIETAGVVRSAPAGSGINPGDRVMAFNFIGGYAERVAVAPSNILPTPPQLDDAEAVALIANYHTMYFAYARRGQLRAGETVLVLGAAGGIGTAAIQIAKGLGAKVIAVVNRTAATEFVKSVGADIVLPLEDGWAKAVREATGGVGVDMVVDPIGGPAFDDAVRTLASEGRLLVVGFAAGAIPTIKVNRLLLRNASLIGVAWGEFLRTHTDYLYETQAGLEKLVAEGMRPPVSARIPLSEGRQALQDFADGKVYGKMVLVP
- a CDS encoding type VII secretion target, translated to MGLPDNGDMWGEGVYKTYFFRAETDAIRSCANEYFRLADTNNELTRYLDNWLNLSASDAMIYQNVRTAVNAAHTKLTANAARLRELVYTSAMELDATADMYERTDRDSASNLDHTYSSIPGTL
- a CDS encoding SDR family oxidoreductase, with product MPGVQDRVIVVTGAGGGLGREYALTLAGEGASVVVNDLGGARDGSGAGSAMADSVVDEIKAAGGRAVANYDSVATEEGAANIVKTAVEEFGAIHGVVSNAGILRDGTFHKMTYDSWHAVQQVHLYGGYNITRAAWPHFREQGYGRIVVATSTSGLFGNFGQANYSAAKLGLVGLINTLALEGAKYNIHSNAIAPIAATRMTADIAPEAVLDKLPPSFVAPVVGYLCTEESTDNGSVFVVGGGKVQRVALFENAGADFETPPTVDEVAEKWSQIADLSNAVKAGPPSLA